In the Silvanigrella aquatica genome, AATAAAATAATAAAAATGATAGGAGCAAAGAATTTTACACCTTGCATGGAACTAAAATACCGGTAAAAAAGAGAAATTCCAATTTTTCCTTCTTCTCTTTTTTCTTTTGATATAAAACTTTTAGTTTCTTCCATAGTGTTTTAAACCTAATATAAATTGATTTAAACGAGAGTTTTTATTTTCAGTTAATTGATTGTATGGTCCCATTTCTAAAACTTTTCCATCTTCAATAAAAATAATAGTATTTGCAAGATAGAGATAATCGAGCCTATGGGTCGACCAAATAATGGTTTTGTTTTTTCCCCAATCACCTTTAAAAATATTTTGCACAATTTCTTTTTCTGTATTGAAGTCAACAGCGCTCAAGGGGTCGTCGAGTAAAATTAAACTTGAATTCGTAAATGCGCTTCGGGATAAACTGACTCTTTGTTTTTGACCGCCAGATAAATTAACTCCCCGTTCACCAATTTCAGTTTCCAAGCCATGTTCAAGATTGTCTAAATCAGATTGAAAACTTGCGGCATATAGAGAATTGATAATATCTTTATCACTAACATAATTTGTATCGGATTTTTTATATATTAATGGAATATTTTCGCGAATGGAGCTGCTCATAATAAAGGCTTCTTGTGGCACATAACTTTGAAAAGATCTTAACAATGAAATACCTAATTCTGTATGTACATTACCTTTAATAATATGATTTTTACTATTGTAATTTTTGACTTCTATTTTATAAAGAACCTCTCCTGAAGTTGGGAAAATATCTCCCATAATAATTTGAATGAGTAAAGATTTTCCTGAGGCCACTGGCCCTACAAGAGCCACGGTTTGTTGAGCAGGAATTTCAACTGTGACATTTTGAATGACATAAGGTTCCAATTCTGAAAATTTTAACGAAACATTTTTAAGAGAAAATGAAACAGATATGTCTAAATTTTTTTCTTTACTTAGAATTTTTTGAATTAAAATTTCGGTTTCTTTATCGTTTTTTTCAGGAATATGATGTAAAAATTCTTCTGATTGGGTTTTTGCTTTATAAAATTTTTTTAATCGGTTGGAAGCAATAACAGCTTGTGACCAAGCATTTACAAACCAAGGTAGCGGCGTAATTTGTTGTCCTAAAATTCCCGATAACCAAATGGCTGCAAATATGGTAGAAGCTTCTTTTTGACCATTAAAATAAACCATTCCTGCAAAAATAGCACTGCTTACCACCATCCACCAATTGTGGGTGATAGCAAAAGCGATACTGTATTTTACAGTTATTTTGAGATCTTGTTTATATTCTGAAAGTGCTGCTTGATTGATCTCATTTTTAAAATGATTTCCCCAACCAAAGTAACGGATGAGACGCATACCTTGTACCCATTCTGTTACCAATTGCAGTCGAATATCTCCTCTTTTCATCATTTCGTGATGAAGCTTGTTTCCTAGCCAAGTGAAAAATAACGATATGGGAATTTGTAAACAAATTACGGAAAAACCAAGCCAGGCTATTTTTCCCAGGAAAAAAACCATCATTGTCATGACGAGAGCGCAAGAGACAATCAGAACGGGGAAATCAATCATAGCATGTGACATGTAGCTTCCTAAAAAGCGCGTGTCATTTTGTGCCATATTTGTCAGGTCACCCGCCTGAAACAAGACTCGGTCTTTTTTACAAATATTTAAAAGATGCGTGTACATATATTTCATTAAGTTAAAAGGGATTCTCCAAAAAAGGAGCATTTCTTTCTCAATTTTTTGGGCATGCAAACTTGCTGCTAAAATATTAAGCAAAAAAATTACCAAAGCTAAGCTTATTGCAAACAGCATCTTTTCATTTGTGGAAGGATCCTGGTAGAATAAACTGATAAATCTAAAATTAGAAGAAGGACTTTCAAAACTACGTAACAACTGAATGGCTGCCAATGCTGACATAAGGGATATGATGACATCGGAGAGGTGAATGAAAAACATAGCTATAAGTTGTTTTTTTTCATATTCCAATACAGAAAGTAATGGAGATTTTCTTAAGGAAACAACAGCATTTTCTAAATTGGGATATGTATTTTTTTCTGCTATAGTTTTATTAACAAAAGGAACAGAATTCAAATCATTTTTTTCTGCAGCTCTTTTTCCTAGTTTTTTCATTAAGGAAGTGACGTCAGAAAAAGAAAATTTTTGCCATAGTGTTGTTTTATTTTGTATCAAGTTATGACCTCGATAAATTGGGAGAGATTTGGTGTGAATTTATTTTTTGATTTAAATGAAATATCAACACTCACCTCTAAAGCAGAGCTTGATTGCTTGACTCAGTACGAACATAGTTATTTACAAAAAATGATTGCCGCTCAAACAGTAATAAACCAATATATTAAAACAATCAATGAAGAAAAACAAAATTTTCAACTAATAGTGAGTCGCTATTATTCTTGGATTTATAAAACTTTACAAAAAAAAAATAACTCCTCAAGAGAAAAAACTGATTTGTTTTTGTTAAAAAATTCCCTTGAAAAAATAAATTATAATCAAAAAAACAAAGAAAATTGTTATTCAAAACCATGTAATCATTATCAGGTTTTAAAACATTTAGCTGATATTTGGAATCAACCTTTACAAAAAGAATCAAATTCTATTCGAATCTTTTTGTCTTTCTTTATGGAAACAGTATATGGAATTCCAAAAAATTATATTGATGACATCTTTCATCTGATTTTTTCCGATTGGAAACTTATTCTTTCTCCCTTGGGATCTTTAACTCATAAAAAGTTTTCGCTATCTGATATCGAAGATTACTTTTTTGGAAAGAAAGCAAAACCCGATTTTTCAGTTCACTTTATTGATAAAATTGATAGACACTTCTCAGTTGTAGGAGTGGGTCATAAAAATCATATTTTTATTTCAAAAGTGGAAGATTTTGATTTATTTGAAGCCGCATTGGTTGTTCATGAATTTCAGCATATTGAAGATGCTCTCCAGGAAACTCATGAATTTTTGAAAAATGGGAAAAAAGATTTACTATGCGAAAATCTTTATCTCTCAGAAAAAAGTGCTTTAAATGCGGAAAGAGTTTTTTTACTTGCGCATGGAACTTCAAAACGAGGGCGATTTCATTGGTTGGAATCAAATTTATTTTATCCCATTCTCCTTTTAAAATGCGAATTTCATAATCTGTTATTTAATGACATAAAACCTCTTGAATTTGCAGAAGTCTGTACTGATCATGGAATGGAGCCTTTGCCTTTATCATCTTTAATTGCATGGGGAGCACCATTTCAAATGAGTGCTTATTGTGCTTCTGCAATGGAGCTGGAGCAAAATTGGCTGAAGTTTTTACAATAAGGGAGAAATTTTTTATTTATGAATCACGAATCAAATTCTCAAAAAGATATCAAACTTCCTTCTATTCCCGATGCCGTGCGTGAATGCCTTGCTCAGATGTATAGTACTGATGCCGATATCTCTAAACTTGCTGTATTAGCTCAAAAAGATGCTGGCATTGCCTCTAGTATTTTAAAAATGGCTAATTCTACACTTTATTCTATGGGGCAACCTACTAGTGATTTAAAAGTGGGGGTGACACGCATTGGTTTAAGTTCACTCATGCAAATATTAATTAAATATTCCATTGAAAAATTATTTGAATTTGATGCCATCGATTTTTTTAATGTAAAATCATTTACAAAGCATTGCTCTTGGGTCTCACAGCTTGCATTTGAGATAGGGAAGATTGTAAATTACTCCCCACTTTCCGATTTATTGGTGGCAGGACTGCTTCATGATGTGGGACTGCTTGTAAGGGCAATATCAGAAAAAAATATAATGAAACAGGTCACAGAAAAATGTTTAAATGACAAAATGGATTTTCACAGTTCTGAAAAAAGTTTGAAAATTGAATCCCACGAAATTTTAGGAGAGACTTTACTACAAAAATGGCAGCTTCCAAAAGAAGTGATTTTGTTAATCAGATATCATCATACGGATGAAAATTATAGACCTAAAAATTTATCAAGTGAACAAAATAAAGCAATCAATATTTTAATGCTTTCGGATACAATTGCTCATCGCTTTGGTAATGCCTTTGTTAACTATACGAGGGAAACGAGAGTTAATACCGTAGAATTAGATAAACTTGGTATCAATAATCAAGATGTAGGAAAAACTGTTAAGTTAGTTACACAACAATTGCAGTTTTTTTAATTTTTTAATGATGTAAAACTAAACTATGAAGAAATTTTTACTTTTTTTAATAATTTTATTCCTTCCAACAATATTAGCTCTTGTTGCTATGTATTATTTTATGCCAAAAGATTTTAAATCATTAACCGATTTAGGAAAAGAAAAGTTAGTCAGTACTTATCCTGCGTTAAATCGTTATCTTGATGTCAATAAAAAAGTTGTTGCAAAAAAAGCTCAGCCCGTTCCTACTCCTGTTAAACCTAAAAAAATAGATAATACTCTTCACTTTACAAATGCTGAGGTTTATTTACCAATTTGTGGAAAAGAAATCAAAGAAAAATTTTTCGATAATTTTACAGGCTGTAATTTTTGCCCTAAATATTTAAGTAATGATTCTAGTGATAATAAATTTGAATATTTTTCAGATAGTCGGGGTAAAGTTTTCAAAAAAGAAGATGAAGAAGCTGTGGTATTTATGAAAGGTTGTACGGATAATGAAAACAATGGAGTGTCTCTTGTTCTGCGCAAAGGATATGGAGGATGGCAAAGGAAAGCGGCATTTCAAGGTGTGTATTTTGATAAAAAGCCATTAGAATATAAGGATAGTAACGGTTTTTTTATTTTTATTGCAAAAAGAACTTCGATTAATAATATAAATACAAAGCAAGAACTTGTTCAAATGCGCTTGCGCGAAACAAATGCTGAGCAAAGAATATTATTTTCAGCAGATATGACAACTCAAGAAAAGTGTGACAAAGATTTACAATCTTCATTTGGAAATCCTCTTCGTGAGAATGATAAAACTTTTTCAGCATCTCTTGAAATTATTGGTTGTGAACCCACCGCATTATCGGGAAGTCATAATTTGGTTTTTAAATTAGAGAATGATGAATTTATTCCTAATAAAGAAACTGCATCTTTAATGACTAAAATTGAAAAATATGGTGAATCTTTATGAAAATTTTTAAAATCTTTTTTATCATTTTAAGTCTCATTTTTTTTTCATTGAAGTCAAAACCAATTTATGCTGAAGATATAAATGAAAATTTTAAATACTATAGTTTTTCTATAAATATTCTTGGACCTCTATTTGGTGTTTATTCTGCAGGTATTTCCGCTTTTGCTACTTCGCATATTCAATTGGCACTTTCGGGAAGTTACTATAGTACACGAAATTTAGACCCCAATATTATAGGCTGGCAAACGCAATTTAGATTAAATTATTTTTTATATCCTAATCATTTAAATAGTTTTTATTTAGGAGCTTTAACTGGTTATGAATCAGTTGAAATCAATCCAAACACATCATCTTCAAATAATTATAATGATATTATTTGGGGAGTTGTTCCTGGTTTTAGATGGACAATAACTCGAAAATTAGATTTTATGTTTGGTGTTATTATGGGATATATGTTCGGAAGTTCGCAAATTGCGCCTGAAATTAATTTTGTCTATTTTTTATAGAAACTCATTTAAGATTCATTACAAAATAAAAGGATCGTAAAAAAATTACGATCCTTTTCAAATATTTAAACTATTTTTTATGAACAACAGTTTGTGTTGCCTTTTTTAGCAAGAATAGAAGCTGTGTTTTTATCTGATTCTGCTTTAGGTAAGCAGAATTTAACGGATAGTATAAATATGAGTAAACTAAATACAGCGACCACAAGGAAATCCCAACCGTTAGGAATCAGATGTTGGCCTCCTTCAAAGGAACTATAGTATGAAATGACACAGAATATAAGCATATAAGGGATGAGCCACCATGCGCATTTAAAGTCGAGTTTTGTAGCAACATGTTCAGGATCGAGAGTATTTCTGCTTAAGTAATTTGAAATGACAAAGACAACAAACCCCGTGATGACAGTGACGCCTAGTTTCCAAATCACATTCCAACCTGACCAGTAGATCATAAGGTTACAGACGTAAAAGGCAATAAATGCAAATACTTTGTAAAAAGGAAGGTTAAAGGGTCTTCTTCTTTCAGGTTGTTGCTTTCTTAAAGCAATAAGGCAGATAGGACCTACTGCAAAAGAGAAAATTAAGGCAGACGAAAGGAAAGAAACAATGGCTTTCCATCCACTGAAGGGAAGAAAGGCAAGCATGGATACGACAAGATTTAAAAAAATGGCACGCATTGGAATTCCGGATTTCGAAATTTTTGCAAAAAACTTTGGTGAATTTCCAGATTGGCTCATAGTTTGAACAATTCTTGCACTTGAAGCAACATACAATACGCCTGTTCCAAATGGGGAAATAACGGCATCAATATAAAGAACAGTGACAAGCCAAATGACTCCTAAAGAAGCAGCTAGGCCAGCAAGGGGACCCGAATCACCCACAAAAGAAATACTTTTCCAACCATTTGCGAGGGCGCTTTCGGGAAGAGCCGTAATGAAAGCGTATTGAAGGCCAGTATAAAGGGCAATCGCAATTAAAATGGAAAGAATAAGAGCAAGAGGGATGTCTCTTTGGGGGCGTTTTGACTCTCCTGCAAGCAAAGCGGCATGTTGGAATCCACAAAAGGAGTAAACAACACCTGCTAATGCCACTGCCGAAAAAATACCATTAATACCATTAGGAGCAAATTCGTGTGGCGAAGAAGAACCAATGCCCATATTGCTGAAGTTATGTGACGTAAATAAAAATACAACGACAACAGCGAAAGGAACTAAAAGTTTCCAAACACTAATAAAGTTATTTGCATTGGCGAGGAATTTGGCACCAAAGCTATTTAAGAAAATGAGGACGAGCATAGTTAAAAAGCATGCCATATATCCAAAAGGGGTGAAAACATTGTTTTCATTTACTTTTTGTACGAGTGAAGGGAATTTATTTCCCATATACAAAATGGTTGATTGAACCTCTTGAGAAATAGAAACCACATAAGTAATCCAGGTAATCCAAGTAAGTATAAATCCTACTAATTTGCCATGAGTAAAAATGGGAAAGGCAGCAACCCCACCTGAGATGGGGAACATCGCGGTCAATTCGGCGAATGTGAGCGCCAAGAACATAATACAGAAACCGCCAATGAGCCATGATATGATGGATGCTGGACCTGCCATTTGAGCGGCATATAACGAGCCAAATAGCCAGCCTGAACCGACCATTCCACCAAGACTGGCACACATAATGCCAAATAAACCAATACTTCGTTTAAGTTTCATGGTGTATTTTACCTTTCGGAGCAAAAAAAAATTATGGATAGGGATCTACGCGGGAAGCTAGCAGGAAGCTTCCCATTTAGGAATCCGATATTTATTTACCCTCCCCATTTATTTCTTTATTGCTGGTTAGTCAAATTAATTAAGCCTCTGGAGCAATTTGCAACAAAATATTATTTGAGTATTTTAAAAGCATACCAAAAGCTTAAAAATAAAAAATGCAATATTTTTTAGCAAAAATAAAAATGAGGCCACTGCAAGAGAAAAAGATCAATTTTTGAATTTATATATTTTTATTAATCTTTTAATAAAAATATTTTTAATTAAAATTTGTAAATTTATATTGATTTATTAAGTATTTTAATTATAAAATATGCAGCTCTATTTTTTGAAAATTAAAAATAATTTAATTATTTTGGTAATCTATTTTTGACATGGTTATGAGTCTGTGTCTTGCTTGCCGATATCGAAAAAATATGTAGTAAAATAAGATTGAATATAAAAATTGTATGAATCTTTTAATTTGTTATTTAATAGAAATATATTATAAAATTATTAAAAATGTTATATATTCAAATAATAACAAACAAAAAGACTCCCAAACATGAAAATAAATTTTTTGAAATTTCGTTCCTTCGCTTTTTAAATTCAACAAAAAGAATTTTCATAGAAATGCTAATAATACAATCAAATTATATTAATGACTTTACAATTTCTTCAACGTGTTTCAAGGCATGGGGCAGTTTTTCTGGATTTGTGCCTCCTCCGCGAGCAAAGTCGGGGCGTCCTCCTCCTTTTCCATCAACCATTTCTGAAAGCTGTTTGACGATGCTCCCTGCAGATAATTTTTTAAATTGCTTTAATAAATTTGGATTTATTGCCACCATAATGTGAGCGCGTCCTTCTGAGCTTGCTGCAATAACGGAAACGGTGTCTTTCTTTTCTTTTAATCTATCACTTAATAATTCCATTTCTTTAGCGTCAAAAACATCTAAAATGGTTGAGATAAGTTTGATATTTGAACCGATATCTATCGCTTTATTTAGAAGATCAGAAATTTGTGTATTCACAACACGACTTTGTAACATAAGTATGTTTTTTTCTAAGTCCTTTATATGATCACGCATACTGTGTATTTTATGTGAAACTTCATTTTCAGCACATTTTGCGCTTTCTGCCGCAGCGGCAATTTGATCTTTTAGTTTCTTAAGATAATCGTAGGCATTCGTGCCTGTTACCGCTTCCAAACGACGCACTCCGCTTGTAACGCTTCCTTCTGAAATAATTTTAAATAAACCAATATTTCCTGTAGCAGTCACATGTGTCCCACCACAAAGTTCTAAGGAATATTCTGGAATCTCAAGCATTCTGACATAATCATCGTATTTTTCATCAAACATGGCCATGGCTCCTTGCTCCTTTGCTTTTCCTAAAGGAACAGAATCATGAGTGATAATTTTTTTATTATTTAATATTTGATGATTGACATAATCTTCAACTTTTTGAATTTCTTCTTGTGTCATGGCTTTATTATGAGAAAAATCAAAGCGTAACGCATGGGAGTTAACGAGGGAGCCTGCCTGGCGTACTTTATCACCCAGAACCAATTGCAACGCCTTGTGAGCTAAGTGAGTCGCTGTGTGATTGCGCATTGTGGCTTGTCTCAATGTAAAATCAATTACTGCTGTTACTTTTGCTTTTTCGCCAAATAGTTTTACAAGTTCATTTTGATCTAAAGAGTTTGCTTCTTCTGTGCTGTATTCAATATGTTTGAGAACATGAACAATACAATTTACAGTTTTACGCACATCGACAACTTCAAATTCATTTTTTGCGCCGTGACTTAAGGTTACAAACCAGCCGGAATCAGAAACTTGACCTCCTCCTTCTGGGTAAAAAGGAGTATTTTCAATAACGAGTTCAAACATTTTATTTTTTAATTGACGAACTTTTTTAATTCTATCAAATGAAATTGAGCATTCAATAACTTCATGATTGTCTTTTAATTGATTTTTAAATTCTAAGTTATAACCCGCAAAGTGTTTATCTTTTTCTACATGGGGAGTGTGAAATTCCATCCAAGGAGAATCATCAAGATCGAATTTATAAAATTTTGCTTCGGCACGGCTCCGTTCTTTTTGCTCTTGCATGTGCTTTTTAAAGCCTTCAATATCCGTTTTAAATTCGATTTCTTCGCATAATATTTGCGTTAAATCCGATGGAAAGCCAAAGCTGTCGTGAAGAATAAAAACATGTTCCCCTGAAAGAACTTTTTTATTTTTACTTTTTGCTTCCTCTATGAAGGAATGGAATTTTGCGAGACCGCTTTCTAATGTGCTATTAAAACGCAGTTCTTCAATGCGGATAGCATCTTCAATACGGGCTTTATTTTGAATGATTTCTGGGTAAAATTCTCCCATTTCTTCAACAACAGTTGTTACAATGTTTTCTAAAAAAGATTTATTTTTAGGCCAATGGGGGGTAAGTTTTAAAACTTGCAACACGGCACGGCGCAAGACGCGGCGGAGAACGTAACCGCGGCCTTCATTAGAAAAATGAGCACCATCGCCGAGGGTAAATGTCAGCATGCGAATGTGATCGGCAATCACATTGCAATTGACTTTTTGTTGAGTAGAAAGCTCGTTTATTGTGTTTTTAATACCGGTGGTGTCGAGTATTTTTTGTTTGATTTTTATAAATAAATCAATATCAAAGTTGGAGTGTTTTCCT is a window encoding:
- a CDS encoding ATP-binding cassette domain-containing protein, producing MIQNKTTLWQKFSFSDVTSLMKKLGKRAAEKNDLNSVPFVNKTIAEKNTYPNLENAVVSLRKSPLLSVLEYEKKQLIAMFFIHLSDVIISLMSALAAIQLLRSFESPSSNFRFISLFYQDPSTNEKMLFAISLALVIFLLNILAASLHAQKIEKEMLLFWRIPFNLMKYMYTHLLNICKKDRVLFQAGDLTNMAQNDTRFLGSYMSHAMIDFPVLIVSCALVMTMMVFFLGKIAWLGFSVICLQIPISLFFTWLGNKLHHEMMKRGDIRLQLVTEWVQGMRLIRYFGWGNHFKNEINQAALSEYKQDLKITVKYSIAFAITHNWWMVVSSAIFAGMVYFNGQKEASTIFAAIWLSGILGQQITPLPWFVNAWSQAVIASNRLKKFYKAKTQSEEFLHHIPEKNDKETEILIQKILSKEKNLDISVSFSLKNVSLKFSELEPYVIQNVTVEIPAQQTVALVGPVASGKSLLIQIIMGDIFPTSGEVLYKIEVKNYNSKNHIIKGNVHTELGISLLRSFQSYVPQEAFIMSSSIRENIPLIYKKSDTNYVSDKDIINSLYAASFQSDLDNLEHGLETEIGERGVNLSGGQKQRVSLSRSAFTNSSLILLDDPLSAVDFNTEKEIVQNIFKGDWGKNKTIIWSTHRLDYLYLANTIIFIEDGKVLEMGPYNQLTENKNSRLNQFILGLKHYGRN
- a CDS encoding HDOD domain-containing protein — encoded protein: MNHESNSQKDIKLPSIPDAVRECLAQMYSTDADISKLAVLAQKDAGIASSILKMANSTLYSMGQPTSDLKVGVTRIGLSSLMQILIKYSIEKLFEFDAIDFFNVKSFTKHCSWVSQLAFEIGKIVNYSPLSDLLVAGLLHDVGLLVRAISEKNIMKQVTEKCLNDKMDFHSSEKSLKIESHEILGETLLQKWQLPKEVILLIRYHHTDENYRPKNLSSEQNKAINILMLSDTIAHRFGNAFVNYTRETRVNTVELDKLGINNQDVGKTVKLVTQQLQFF
- a CDS encoding APC family permease, with translation MKLKRSIGLFGIMCASLGGMVGSGWLFGSLYAAQMAGPASIISWLIGGFCIMFLALTFAELTAMFPISGGVAAFPIFTHGKLVGFILTWITWITYVVSISQEVQSTILYMGNKFPSLVQKVNENNVFTPFGYMACFLTMLVLIFLNSFGAKFLANANNFISVWKLLVPFAVVVVFLFTSHNFSNMGIGSSSPHEFAPNGINGIFSAVALAGVVYSFCGFQHAALLAGESKRPQRDIPLALILSILIAIALYTGLQYAFITALPESALANGWKSISFVGDSGPLAGLAASLGVIWLVTVLYIDAVISPFGTGVLYVASSARIVQTMSQSGNSPKFFAKISKSGIPMRAIFLNLVVSMLAFLPFSGWKAIVSFLSSALIFSFAVGPICLIALRKQQPERRRPFNLPFYKVFAFIAFYVCNLMIYWSGWNVIWKLGVTVITGFVVFVISNYLSRNTLDPEHVATKLDFKCAWWLIPYMLIFCVISYYSSFEGGQHLIPNGWDFLVVAVFSLLIFILSVKFCLPKAESDKNTASILAKKGNTNCCS
- the alaS gene encoding alanine--tRNA ligase, with product MKTNEIRRKFIQFFESKQHTYVPSASTIPIGDQTILFTIAGMAQFKSCLTGEEVRPYKRATNAQKCIRVGDLDDVGKDGRHCTMFEMLGSWSFGDYYKKEAIQWAYEFTKSELKLDLSRFWVTVHHTDDEAFDIWKSIGVSENRIVRLGDKDNFWAMGPTGPCGPCSELYLDQGEHVGQCYEKGLKCSGPGCDCDRYLEFWNLVFMQYNRKEDGTLLELPMKSVDTGCGLERLTALLQGKHSNFDIDLFIKIKQKILDTTGIKNTINELSTQQKVNCNVIADHIRMLTFTLGDGAHFSNEGRGYVLRRVLRRAVLQVLKLTPHWPKNKSFLENIVTTVVEEMGEFYPEIIQNKARIEDAIRIEELRFNSTLESGLAKFHSFIEEAKSKNKKVLSGEHVFILHDSFGFPSDLTQILCEEIEFKTDIEGFKKHMQEQKERSRAEAKFYKFDLDDSPWMEFHTPHVEKDKHFAGYNLEFKNQLKDNHEVIECSISFDRIKKVRQLKNKMFELVIENTPFYPEGGGQVSDSGWFVTLSHGAKNEFEVVDVRKTVNCIVHVLKHIEYSTEEANSLDQNELVKLFGEKAKVTAVIDFTLRQATMRNHTATHLAHKALQLVLGDKVRQAGSLVNSHALRFDFSHNKAMTQEEIQKVEDYVNHQILNNKKIITHDSVPLGKAKEQGAMAMFDEKYDDYVRMLEIPEYSLELCGGTHVTATGNIGLFKIISEGSVTSGVRRLEAVTGTNAYDYLKKLKDQIAAAAESAKCAENEVSHKIHSMRDHIKDLEKNILMLQSRVVNTQISDLLNKAIDIGSNIKLISTILDVFDAKEMELLSDRLKEKKDTVSVIAASSEGRAHIMVAINPNLLKQFKKLSAGSIVKQLSEMVDGKGGGRPDFARGGGTNPEKLPHALKHVEEIVKSLI